TAGATCACATCGGAGCCTGAGATTTTCTACCGAGCTTTGTGGTCTGCTCGATAACTATCAAACTGTCATTTACATGAATACTACATATAAACCGATAGATATGCCCGCACTCGGGTTTGGCACGCTGATCCCCGATGCGACCGAAACATACAATGCCGTGAAGTATGCGCTGGAAGCGGGATTCCGGCACTTTGATTGTGCGGAACGATACCGGAATGAAAGCGTAATCGGCGAAGCGTTACAGGCTGGACTTGTTGCCGGGGATATTTCGCGTGAAGACCTTTTTGTTACCACCAAACTGTGGAATACGAATCATCGGCCCGAGCGCGTGGAACCGGCATTCGAGGGGAGCCTTCAGCGGCTCCTGTTAAGCTATCTTGATCTGTACCTGATCCATACTCCGTTTGCATTTCAACCGGGCGATGAGCAGGATCCACGGGATCAAAATGGTAATGTCATTTACGACAGCGATGTAAGTTTAGCCGACACCTGGAAGGCCATGGAGAAGCTCGTGGATGGAGGTAAATGCCGGGCCATCGGACTGGCTGACGTTACCCTGGAAAAGCTGCAGTTCATCTACGAATCGGCGCGAATAAAGCCGGCTGTAGTTCAGGTAGAGGCGCATCCGTACCTGCCGGAAACTGAGTTGCTGGAATTTTGCAAGAGCAAGGGAATTATATTGCTGGCTTTTGCGCCATTGGGACATGGAATCAAACCTGGCCCGCTCGAAGATCCGGTTGTTTTGTCTATCGCGGCACGCGTTGGAAAAACGCCCGCACAGGTGTTACTGGCCTGGGCTATCCAGCGCGGCACGGCTGTGCTCACTACCGCAAGAACGGCCGCTCGGATACAGGAGAATTTTGACATTTCCCCCCTGCCGGAAGATGCACTTGATGAGATTAACCGGATCCAGACAAGGCAGCGGTTCAATAGCGTAGTGCATACCGGGGTACCGGGTTTCATTCCCCGGGTTTAATTTAAATTCTAAAAATAAGCGTTTTAAATTTGTCGGTTATTCACTTTCGTTAATTGGCGTATTTAAATCATAAAATAACAGGCTGTCTGCACACTTATTCTCAAATCTGCACGAATTTTTGCTAAAACAACACACTTATCGACTGAGTTGTATTTGACGCCATCAGGGTATATCTTTGCGTGAAAACCTCAGAAACCGTTGTCTGGACCGTTGTTATGAAAAAAATAATCCTGTGCCTTTTAATCGGACTTTCTTTTTGGTCGTGCAAGAAGGAAAATATAACTGTGATAGTTGAGAAACAAACGCTGAAGATCGATCAGGTAATAAATGACTCTACCATTGTTTTAAGCTGGAACAAATACACGGGTGCCAGTTTCAAGCAATACACCCTTACCCGCCAGGGTACTTACCTTAAGGGTGACAAATTTGGCCAATACTATGATACCGTATTTACCAGCTCAAATGCCAATGAAACCAGCTTTACAGAAAACAAGATGCCCCTGGCAACAGACATTTTTTATTTTCTGATGGTTGAAACGGGCACCGATGTACCTGGCTCCTACCCGCCGCAGGTTATTTACACCAGACCCAACAGCCTGCTACATTGCATTCCTACAGATGTAATCTTCAGCAAAACACTGAACAGACTGTACATTTTTGAGCAAAAGAAAATAAATATAATTGACTATTTTACCGGCAGGCCTGTTCTTTCAAAAGAATTCCCTGCCGGCATTGGTTATTGTGATTTGGCTACTTACAATGGAAGCAATGAATTGTATGTGCCAGGCAACGATGGCTGGGTGAATATCCTGAATGCCACAACGCTGGAACAGATAGACCACATTTATGTGGCCGGGTATACTATTGGCTCGGTACTGTCCAGGAACGGAAAATTGTATGTTTCTTCTTCTGACCAATCACTGGGTGCCTTTTCGAATAATATGAAAATTTACGATCGCGCTACAAAAGCGCTGGTGAGCCGCGTAGGCAGCTATTATCCCAGCAGGCTGATGGCCTTCGATAACACCAATCTTGAAATGATCGAAATGAACCTGAACATGTATCCCAGTTACCCTACTTATTACCTGTTTGCTCCGGATGGTACACTGGTGTTCAGTAAGGGAGGTTCTTCCCTGGGAAATTATAATATGAGTACAAGCATCTTACGTTCTTTCCCCTACGGCGACCGGTTCATTACCTCAAATTTTGGTACGGTCATCAGTAAATCGTTTGCATTTGAACGGTATTTAAAACAGGATGGTCATTATGCCGATTTCGCCTTCAATAATAATGGCACTGTTATTTATGCTGCCGATGCACAGTCAAAAAAGATCGATGTCATAAATTATCCGGCTAATACCAATACAGGCAGCTACCCCGCAAAATTGTACCCATTCAAATTGTTCAGAGACGACAATATGCTGATCCTGGTAAGCAAAACCAGTCAGGACAACTATTCTGACAGCTATATCCTGGTAGAATACATTAAACTTTAACCTACCCATGAAAAATATTTCCCCTGTTCAGCCGCTCATTTGCCTGGCGCTTTTTAGTGCAACTATGGCTTGCAAAAAAATCAATACG
The Niastella koreensis GR20-10 genome window above contains:
- a CDS encoding aldo/keto reductase, with amino-acid sequence MNTTYKPIDMPALGFGTLIPDATETYNAVKYALEAGFRHFDCAERYRNESVIGEALQAGLVAGDISREDLFVTTKLWNTNHRPERVEPAFEGSLQRLLLSYLDLYLIHTPFAFQPGDEQDPRDQNGNVIYDSDVSLADTWKAMEKLVDGGKCRAIGLADVTLEKLQFIYESARIKPAVVQVEAHPYLPETELLEFCKSKGIILLAFAPLGHGIKPGPLEDPVVLSIAARVGKTPAQVLLAWAIQRGTAVLTTARTAARIQENFDISPLPEDALDEINRIQTRQRFNSVVHTGVPGFIPRV